gtgtgtgagtgtaaaagaaacgaaaatattgttaatgCTGACACACCTCAAGTGAGAAACAAGCAACCCTAAACTGAAGAAACAATCAGCATGTCATCGTGTGCATTTTGTTATCATTTTTGCAACGAACATATGCTTTTGTAATTGAGACTGAAATCGATTTGTAATAGCCCTGAccgcatttatatttttgtttatctttttatttttgggacTTGCTATTATTCACTTTATGCAAATACATAATACAACTTCAGAAATCAAAAGACAAAATTCCAAACTTTGCTTATAAATTAGTGTCTGCAGTTTGTCTAGCCGAAGATCATACGATGTTGCTGTCAAACTGTGCAGGGCAGTAGCCAGACATACAGACGACGCTTTCTAAAAGCTTTGGCCAACTTTAAGGTCTCACTctacgcaacaacaacagtacaacacaacaacacgacaacaacaaatgaaaacattcGATGCGATTTGTTCGAAACACGCGAATCAACAGCTGTTTAGAtaagtttaatgttttttttctgtggttttgctttgctgttgccggttgctgttgctcacaTGATTGTATTCCTCCTCCTCTCACAAGTAATAATCGCCTTAAATAGCAGCAGTAGACGTTAAAATTgtgatatttttgattttgataagCGTGGCGTGGCCACGCGTCTGTCTGCTGCTTCAATCACCGGTCAAGATCAGGAGGTGTTTCAATgattatgtatataatattgagTTCGTTTCCAGGGCAGCATGGAAATTTTCATGTCTagcggtttttttttcgattcgtttcgtttccccaaaataaatagattagATCTAGCCGACAAGTAATTGTTGTACTTCAAGTGGCGAGAGGTGAAcggaattaaaaaaaaaacacttcatTTTTAGTCAGCGTCGTCTGCATGGGAAAAGTCGCGCCATCGAACAACACGCCGCCGGCTGCTAAAGCTCATAATTAGTCATTTGTTGTGAATGTGCACAACAGTTTGATAAGCACAACGTGCTCATAGTAATAACTCACAATCGCTCTTTAACTGTAAGCACATACAGAACTATGCAAAGTGAATGCGGGAGCGAGAGAGTAAGCATGACTGACCATCATGATATGTTATTGCCTTGGCCTTGAATAGTGCGAGTAACTGCTTAACAGTGCTGTTAAGTTTAAACttaacagcaactgcaactgtacAGATTGGGGTTGCTTAAAAGCGGATTtcttatatacaatttatttttaacatctTACTAATTTATAATACAGGCATTTCGTGTGAGTTGACAAACATTTCGTAACAGCAACGCACATTTTGGGCCACTCATCAGCGTATCATACATAATAGCCGAAAGTCGTGTACTTTGGTACTCGCGCTATGGCGATGTCGAAATGTGACTAAAAATAACTGCAGAGATACGTCACGATTTTGGGAaccgtttgtttttgttgtggacTATTCCCGATTTTCTTCAATGGCCTCGAATAAAGCAAACTGTTTATGAACTTGACTAACTAAATCGAAAATCTTATCGCTTCCAAGTGTGACAAACCCCAACTTGACATTCAATCAATGATATACAacatttactatatttattgttttgggtTTTCTTTATGGGTTTGCGCACCGTTAATCATCCAATCAAGTGACCTAGACAAAGAACTGCAACTGCACACAGTTTTGCTTTCTCAAATGTCCTTCAATAAATCAACGATATCCGTTCTATAAGCTGTCACGATTTCGTATGATGCGAGAGTTGTGCACAATTCTACGGTTAGTTTGTATTTACTTTGCAAACAATTATACAATAACATGTTCAGTGGAAACATACACAGTTATCGTTAGCATTAAATGAACCAACAAATTAGTTCAGTCGAGTGAATTCGAGCGGggaaatttaacattttactCATATACgagtttaataattataatttgacGCCTTTTTTTAATGCACACATGTTGTTTCGGGGTGATAATGAAAGTTGATTATATactttgtatatatatgatttAATAGTGTCGCATTTTCAACTTAATTGGTTTTAATTTAGGAATGTGAACTCTCCAAGTAATTTCAACTTTAGAGATATACGGGTTAAgtagtttaaataaaacgtaaataaaagataactaaaataagaaaaaataacaaatcaaataaaatgaaataaattgataaataggCAAGATCAGATTGTGATTCAGATTAAAGACGATTAAATAGACAAGATGCGATTAAGATTAAGattaaaaagtattatatatattctatgttcacaaataaattatataagagAATTCATTGTATAATGCAGTTATATAATGTTTCAACAAAGCGAAAGAATATTATATGCTGAcattatttgcaataattatttagCTGAATTGATAAGTCTACTCAACCCATTACTTATTCAAGACACTGTTCATAAATAATagatatacatagatatagaTACTATAGAACGTCAGCGTTGCAGCTGTTTGACTTTTGTTGCCGTTGGCTTTTCAGCTGTCCTGTTGCCAAGTTGAGAACAAAAGAGAGAGGCGCCACTTGAGCTTGAGGGACAAGTGCTCCCACCCACTTCTCTTCTCTGCTTCTCTAAAACAAATCAGCAAATTAtgttgcaaattcaaattaagtcGCCTCGCGACAATTAGGAAGTCACGAATTGCCATAATAAGTGATCCAATTGCGAGTTGAGCGAAATGTGGGCGACTTACAAGTATTGTCATCGCGATCGCCATCGCTATTCTCTTCTTATAATGGGCACATTGCCAAACAAGCTGTGCATAATGGATTTTTAATGTGCGTGTTCCTCATTTCTTGATGTTCTTTCTTCTTCGTAGGGAGGGCAACCACCCCGATGATTATTCCCGTGGTCTCACGTACCGCAAACTCTTGGAGGAAGTCTGCCGCTTTGCTAACGTGCTGAAGGATCATGGCATCAAGAAGGGCGATCGTGTCTCCATCTACATGCCCATGATACTGGAGCTGCCCATTGCCATGTTGGCCTGTGCTCGCATTGGAGCCGTGCATTCGATTGTGTTCGCTGGCTTCTCACCTGATTCGCTGGCGGAACGAATGTTCGACTGCAAGGCTAAGCTGTTGATCACTGCTGATGGCGCTTGGCGTGGAGAGAAGCCACTTTACCTGAAGGCACTCTGCGATACTGCGTTGGAGAAGGTCGAGGAGATGGGCCACTCGGTGGAGAAGTGCATTGTGGTGTCGCATTTGAAGCGTGTCACACCCTGCCAGGAGAATCATGTGGAGCAGGACATACCGTGGACAGATGATCGTGATTATTGGTGGCACGAGGAGATGGAGGACAAAGAGCCAGCCTGCTATCCCGAATGGATGGATGCCGAGGATCCGTTGTTCATGCTCTACACGAGTGGCTCCACTGGCAAGCCGAAGGGTGTTCTCCACACCACAGCTGGATATTTGCTCTATGCTGCGACCACATTTAAGATTGTCTTTGACTACAAACCCGGTGACATTTACTGGTGCACCGCTGATGTCGGCTGGATCACTGGACATACCTACGTTGTTTACGGACCACTGGCCAATGGTGCCACTTCAGTTATTGTGAGTTATAACAAACGAATCATATGTGCTTAACTAATTCCGAGTTCATTGCCCTTTCGATTCACACAGTTCGAGGGAACCCCCTTCTTTCCGGGCAACGATCGCTACTGGAGCGTCATTGACAAGTACAAGGTGACCCAGTTCTACACCGCACCAACAGCCATTCGGGCCCTCATGAAGTTTGGCGAGGCTCCGGTGCTTAAGCACAATTTGAGTGGACTCAAGTAGGTTGCGTTTATTACGcattaatataacaatttcactaatgcaatttcatttcatttgtagAGTGCTCGGCAGTGTGGGTGAGCCCATCAATCCGGAGGCTTGGCTGTGGTACTATCGCAACATTGGCAAGGAGCAGTGCTCCATTGTGGACACATTCTGGCAAACGGAGACCGGCGGTCATGTCATCACGCCCCTGCCAGGCGCCACGCCCATGAAGCCGGGATCAGCTGTAAGCAACATTTCAATCTTTAGAGAGGggatttaattataaaatgtataaggAATGAAGCAGTTCGATAGGATatttccgtctgtctgtctgaccgCTTGAATTTAGATCTAGAACTTAGAGTCTTGAATAGCTAGAGACACCAAATTTGGGAACAATACTTCTGTGGGTACTACACTTAATTTGTCTTAATTTTGATAGattgtataacaaatatattaaactatgAGTAGTTGGTATAGGTTTAATACTAAAGATTCTgttcaatttttcaattgataatttttgtacattttcatCTTAATTTTCCAAATCCTTTTTTCTCCCCTCTCCATTTAACTAAATGAATTATCAATCTGTATACTCAAGTTACAGATAAGATTAGTAaatgaataatacaaattaagaTTAGTTATTCAATAAGATAGAGAcgttaaatttggtataatactTCTGTGGGTTCTACATGCATCacgtttaattttattttaatatgtctTAATTATGATACATACTAAAATTTCTGCTGAATTTTACATTGGATAAGTAAACTCGTTTTTTTACAATCATCAATTATCTTCAATTGCCAGGCCCCTTTTTCTcctctttaaattaaatgaaatggatTAACATGCTGAATACTCTAAATACAGATAAGATTAACAAGCGATTTAAACAGATTAAGATCAGTTATTCAATCAACAATTTAATAGGTCAAAAATCAGATTACTTTGCTCAGACGTCACAAATTAGAATTGCGAATTAATGGCTTacgtatattgtatatattgtatattcatTCACTTTACAGTCATTCCCCTTCTTTGGCGTCAAACCAACGCTGCTGGATGAATGCGGCATTGAGATCAAAGGTGAAGGTGAGGGATACTTGGTGTTTTCGCAGCCCTGGCCGGGCATGATGCGCACGCTATACAACAACCACGAGCGCTTCGAGGACACCTATTTCTCCAAGTTCCCTGGCTACTATTGCACCGGCGATGGTAAGTGGAAAATGTTGCCTACATCTTCAATATATTAATGATTTTCTTTAATGGACAGGTGCTCGTCGCGATGCTGATGGTTATTTGTGGATCACTGGTCGTGTGGATGACATGTTGAACGTGTCCGGGCATCTAATGTCCACCGCCGAGGTAGAATCTGTGCTCACCGAGCATCCACGTGTTGCCGAATCCGCTGTTGTGTCGCGTCCGCATCCTGTGAAGGGCGAATGTCTCTACTGCTTTATTACGCCCAATGAGAACGAACCCTTCGACCAGAAACTGATTTCGGATCTGAAGAAGATGGTGCGTGAACGCATTGGACCCTTCGCCATGCCCGATGTCATTCAGAATGCACCTGGTTTGCCCAAGACACGCTCCGGCAAGATTATGCGTCGTGTGCTGCGCAAGATTGCCGTCAACGATCGCAATGTGGGCGACACTTCGACGCTAGCCGACGAGATGATTGTGGAGCAGTTGTTCGCCAATCGTCCAGTCGAGGCCAAGTAAATGAATGGGCGGCTCTTATGGATTTTCTTGGATTTGCTTCTGGCTTCTGGAAGAGTTCTTCTACTCTTCACGCGGCTCTGCTGCAATCATCTAATACTTAGCCATAGTTAACTGCGGTCGCGTTCTTTTCTTTAGGCTGACCCAATTGGGAACAGTTTGAATCACGTAATTACGTGTCTTGTAAAtctcctccccctctcccttaAAAATCACTCTATATATacctattatatatatataacatatatatttaaaacgtAACTCTGTTGGCCCTGCATCCGGGCTTGCAAATCACATTCTATTTAGTTGTTAAGTGTGTAAGTAACAATTGATAATTTGTTGAACTTTGAAGATAATGCACccatttatttgatattttattgtcagtcaatgtttgtgtgtgtgtgtgtttcctaCATAGTACATCATATAtagtaatactatatatagagatATCGTACTCGTAGTTAACATTTATGCTGAGCACGCACTTCTTTCTAGTTTTCCAGTtcatttgtttctttgttgtaGTCTTAGCTTAAGTTGCTAAATTCGTTGtgatacaaatttaattattaattgattatgtatgtatttttagtagaattgatataaacaaacaaaaaaaacatgaaaaaacaacaacaaaatatatacacaattgcagtaatatatatttcttcaccaacaaaacaagaacaacaacaaaaaaaccaaaatacatTTCACACTTTTCTTTCTGTTTCGTTCACATTTTCTCATACTTTTTCTCTGTAGTTCTTTAGCTGTTGCTTTCATTTTCCCGTAGTAACGCTCTTAACTAAATGGAACACGTAAGTCCGGATGTGATCATGATGATAAGATGCAATCAAATCAATCTGAAGTTTTGGGTTTGTTTTGTGTTAGTTTTGTAAGTTCTGGAAACGATACATATCAATGTGGCATATTAATGCTTATCGACATTCCTAAATACtaatttgatatacatatataaatatttaatcaacaTATTATAGAGATATATACAAgcgtatatattatatttatcgaGAACTACACACTGTATAAAGGTGTTATATGGTCGAAAAAAGACTTCCGCAACGTAAACATATCATTGAAAGTTACTGCTGCAAAActcaaaaactaaaaaaaaaacatatctTAATTGTTAGGCCCGTTTCACGGTCTTATACCGACCACATATagtattgtattgttgttgttagcgtTATCAACGTTAAAGCTAGAGATTTATCTGAGAGTTTGAATATGGAACGTAGTGCTTCGTTGACTTATTGCTAAGACATCATTTACGACGATGTCTTTGTCTGATTGTAAAAAGCTGCTTAGTGAAATTACGATGATGAATAACAATTagagatatatatttatcgaatcatattctatatatatgtatataaaataaagtttattgttTCAATGTGTTTGAATcggcaaaaacattttttccaactcattttctttttcagtcATTTTGAAATTTCGAAATGTGCAAATTTATGAGAGCTTTCAGCAGACAGTTCTCaacgctagatggcgccacgGTGTGCCAGCTCGTTAGTCGGTTGAGTCCAGAGTGTAGCAAGGTTTTCCTTTGTTGTGCCTCAAACTGATTCTTAATAAAGATAAGTTCCTTTAGATAATGCTGAAGGCGTTGAACAAGCGAATGGAATACACAACCAAGAAACATTCACGGGATATTTTAACAAAAGCTGATAAAGCTGTGGAGCGTTTACTGGTCAGTGGTATTCGAAAAGAATTTCCCGAACATCAAATCATTGCAGAGGAAGGCACTGAGGGAGTTTCTAAGAGTAAGCAGTTAACAGCTGCCCCTACTTGGATCATTGATCCTATCGATGGCACCATGAATTTCCTACACGGCTTTCCTTATTTTTGCACCTCGATTGCATTTTATGCGGAGAAGCAAGCGCAGTTCGGTTGGATTCATAATCCGCTGCTTAGGCAAACTTTTGTAGCTCAAAGAGGCAAGGgattttatttcaatgatCAGCGCATGCAGGCGAGCAAACAGCGGGATCTAAAGAAGTCGCTCATCTTTGTAGAATGGTCGTTGAAGCGGAATGAAGATCACGTCAATGTGGCCATGGATAATATGCTGAAACTGCTGCCCATTGTGCATGGGTGAGTAAGAATTGAGAAACTGTTTGCGAAGTTAAGGAATCTTTTCTCAGCATTCGCTCGTTGGGCTCGACAGCATTGAATATTGCTCAAGTGGCGATTGGAGCCTGTGATGcttatatacaatttggtcCACAGATTTGGGACACGGCAGCTGGAGTGTTGATGGTGCGTGAGGCAGGAGGCGTAGTCCTTGATCCTTGTGGCGGAGAATATGATCTGCAATCGCAGCGACTGTTGGCAACATCAACTGCTGAATTGGCCGAGCAATTGATACCAATGTTGACTCAAGTGTTTCCTGATTAAATAAATCGCAAAGCTTTCATTGATATAGTACTCAAACGTTATTAGATCGATGTAggaatattattgttattttttttttggattgtagcgcaaacaaaattaatgcaGAAGCTCATCAGGTCTTTGCTGTTGGGCTTCGGTTCCAGCAAGAGCAGCTCTCctccgcctgctgctgctgccagcatTGCAGGCACTTCGGAGAAACAgtcaaaaaaaaggaaatctTCGGGAAACAAATTTGACATGGATCAATGCTTTGAAGTGGGTCTGAAGAGCAGCGAACGTGTGGCCACCAAGTTGATGGAGGCGCTTAAAAAGGAAGTCAACAATGAGGTAAAGCCCGCTaaacgaatgcgaatgttTACAAAATGGAATAGTCGGATTGAGGATATGCTGATTAAGGACATTTCCAAGCAATATCCCACACATCTGTATGTTGCATTTGGATTCAAACGGTGTTCAGCTAATATCCATTTCCCTCTCAGCTTTATCACCAAGAATAGACACAAGAATCGTGAAGCAGTTAGCTTAACGGATGATCCCACCTGGTTTATTGATCCCTTGGGTAGCAAAACGAACTTTGTGCACGGTTTTCCCTATGCCAACATCAATCTAGCTTTCTGGCTGTTAAAAAAGCCCAGATTTGGCATCGTTTGGAATCCATTGCAGGATGAATGCTACACAACACGCACAGGCTTTGGCTCCTTCATGAATGTGAATACTTTGCAAGTCAGCAACTGTAGGAAATTATCCGAAGCCCTGGTCATGTGCGAGGCGAGAACTAAGGCTACTTTTGATTCGAAAGAAATTAGAAAGATAGCACATCAAGTAAATGAGTGAGTTAATACCGGTAATCAGCT
This is a stretch of genomic DNA from Drosophila albomicans strain 15112-1751.03 chromosome 3, ASM965048v2, whole genome shotgun sequence. It encodes these proteins:
- the LOC117571553 gene encoding acetyl-coenzyme A synthetase, which encodes MPTEKSIYNPNPAISQNAYISSFEEYKKFYDESLENPAEFWSRVAKQFHWETPADPAKFLQYNFDISKGPISIKWMEGASTNICYNLLDRNVRNGLGDQIAYYWEGNHPDDYSRGLTYRKLLEEVCRFANVLKDHGIKKGDRVSIYMPMILELPIAMLACARIGAVHSIVFAGFSPDSLAERMFDCKAKLLITADGAWRGEKPLYLKALCDTALEKVEEMGHSVEKCIVVSHLKRVTPCQENHVEQDIPWTDDRDYWWHEEMEDKEPACYPEWMDAEDPLFMLYTSGSTGKPKGVLHTTAGYLLYAATTFKIVFDYKPGDIYWCTADVGWITGHTYVVYGPLANGATSVIFEGTPFFPGNDRYWSVIDKYKVTQFYTAPTAIRALMKFGEAPVLKHNLSGLKVLGSVGEPINPEAWLWYYRNIGKEQCSIVDTFWQTETGGHVITPLPGATPMKPGSASFPFFGVKPTLLDECGIEIKGEGEGYLVFSQPWPGMMRTLYNNHERFEDTYFSKFPGYYCTGDGARRDADGYLWITGRVDDMLNVSGHLMSTAEVESVLTEHPRVAESAVVSRPHPVKGECLYCFITPNENEPFDQKLISDLKKMVRERIGPFAMPDVIQNAPGLPKTRSGKIMRRVLRKIAVNDRNVGDTSTLADEMIVEQLFANRPVEAK
- the LOC117571557 gene encoding inositol monophosphatase 1-like, with the protein product MQKLIRSLLLGFGSSKSSSPPPAAAASIAGTSEKQSKKRKSSGNKFDMDQCFEVGLKSSERVATKLMEALKKEVNNEVKPAKRMRMFTKWNSRIEDMLIKDISKQYPTHLFITKNRHKNREAVSLTDDPTWFIDPLGSKTNFVHGFPYANINLAFWLLKKPRFGIVWNPLQDECYTTRTGFGSFMNVNTLQVSNCRKLSEALVMCEARTKATFDSKEIRKIAHQVNELRSLGSSSMSMCMVAQGYADAYIDFNCGSWDMSATMLLVREAGGVVCDPSLKPLDLMSRRVLCAATQELAEELAAVLAFSEEKDAPKLSEVPQLDETVQKLGLGEKRNTKETGKTQSKYQEREGLDKKPKEFSRPRMVYVLPKLTTEFQSPSMKFSGYPKAAPTDRRKFVRSYPTDPNLPGQGSIF
- the LOC117571556 gene encoding inositol monophosphatase 1-like; the protein is MCKFMRAFSRQFSTLDGATVCQLVSRLSPECSKIMLKALNKRMEYTTKKHSRDILTKADKAVERLLVSGIRKEFPEHQIIAEEGTEGVSKSKQLTAAPTWIIDPIDGTMNFLHGFPYFCTSIAFYAEKQAQFGWIHNPLLRQTFVAQRGKGFYFNDQRMQASKQRDLKKSLIFVEWSLKRNEDHVNVAMDNMLKLLPIVHGIRSLGSTALNIAQVAIGACDAYIQFGPQIWDTAAGVLMVREAGGVVLDPCGGEYDLQSQRLLATSTAELAEQLIPMLTQVFPD